gatggaggcACTGCAGCGTTGCATTTACCAAGCACAAGAGATGTActatgtatgtatgtatgtacacAGACGGCGGCCGGCGGGCATCCATTCAAGTCCCCCGCATCAAGTGGGAGTGTGatgtgaggtgggtggtaggagagaaaagagaaaaaaaacgCCACCAGTTCACCCAGTTTGGATGGAAGAAAGGGGGTATAGGGCGGAGAATGGGATTCGAGGGGATTCCCAGTGACAACTGACACGAATAATGCCGTCTGAGGAACAAAAGTCAAAGCGGTTTGGCAGCAAGTCCACAAGTCACACGATCTCAGCAGATGGCCCCAAACCTACATGTCACTGGCGCCGGGCCCCACCACAAACGGGTGGAgtggggttgtttttttttgggagttGCTGGTTgcccagtggtggtggagactgAAGGATTTCAGGTGCCGTTTCTCAAAATTGAGATATTGATTCTCATCCACTGCGCTGGGAACCACTCACAAGACAATCAAAACAAGGCTCGGGATCTCTTCGTTAGTGGCGTGTTCCTGAACATAATCCTCTCTCAAAAACAAGGAACGAGGCTCGGCCAGAATCGGTAGACACAGAGAGGAAAAAACGGCCATCGGATCCTGCCGCTTCCCCAGACTCGGGGAACACAGCTTTTGCAAGAAAGCCATGCACTCGAATGAGGGAGGGCCAGAAGCGCCCACAGACACAGACACCACGCCGATCAACAAAGACCCCGCCACGGTCACAGCCATCCTTGATGAGAGAGACACCGCTCATGATGCAAGTCAGGACGGGACTAGTGCTGCCACTGCCACTGCTGTCAGACTCACATCACCTGGTATGTTTTTGTCTCttgatcctcttcttcttcttgttcttcttctactCTGATCAACATCCCTCTCAACACTCCCTTGCTCTTCCTACACTACACTATGTCTTATCCCCCCACAAGTCAATGCGCAGATCGCTAATGTGAGCTTTGCTGTGCCTGCCTCCAGACTTGGGCGGACCAGGCCTTCTTGGCTCAGGAATCATACCACTTTCAGCGCCCGTCACCCCGCACTCTCAGCACCCCCCCGGCCAGCGTCAACTgcccccagcacccccaatCTATTATAAAGTCACTCCGGCCCCGTCACCGTCGCGTGAGGCCAACGGTGGCGACCACGACTCGTCTGTGAACTaccctcccaacaacaaccacacaccAAAAGCCATGATTTTCTCAGACCTCTACAAGTCACCGAGGTCGCCCTTCAGCAAGCTCCGCAACTCCctgcctcaccaccccccgccgccctcaGATATCGATGCCGACCTTGTCAGCAAAGACAAGGCCAAGCAAAAGGAGGCCGTAAAGCGGTACCTCGCCGAGAGGGTCAAAAACGACTGGGAGTTCACGTGGCCGCCCGtgacaccatcatcaccaccaccaccagtcatCCCGGTAAActcaccgccaacccccgCTGAATCGGAGCAGTCGACCGTTGTCAACGGAGACGCTCCACTGCCACCGGCAACCGGacccacatcaacaacatcagccGAGCATGTGCTTCCGCCAAGCACTGGTGAAGCCATATCGGCGCCCAAAACGGGGACCGAgaatgacgatgaggacgatgcAAACAGGGAttcgggagaggaggcagacTCGGAATCGGAGAACGAATCTGTCTACAGCACGATATCCGAAGATTTGGCCCATTTCCAGCCAAGAGCCGAGTGGACATCTGATCTTTCGGATGACGATGGGTTGCAACCCGTCCCATCACCCTTCCGGTTCAACAGCCCGGACGATGTCGGCACCGCCGTACGCATCTCAATGGGATCAAAACGCactcggaggaggagagccGTGAGAGAAGAGGCATCCTGGAATCCAGGTCTCGCATGCTTCGAAGCCCGCCGTGACGCCTGGACAGGTGCCCGGACCGTCCGCGTGAAGCCGAAACCGGCTCCCCCCACTTCGCCGTCTACCGGCCGCCGACTTTCGTTCTGGAGACTTCATCGCACCGAGTCATCCAGCTCTCAGCACTCTACTCCGGGCTCGGCGCCACCCCAAgcctcccccatcaacccaacGGAAACCCGCACCTCGCACCAAACCGACATCTCGgccatcacccctcctctctccgAATCCGACTCGGCCAAAGAGCAGCCTATTCAGCAGACCACATCCCACGAGTCCAACACGGTCTATC
This window of the Podospora pseudoanserina strain CBS 124.78 chromosome 3, whole genome shotgun sequence genome carries:
- a CDS encoding hypothetical protein (EggNog:ENOG503P3VG; COG:S) — its product is MHSNEGGPEAPTDTDTTPINKDPATVTAILDERDTAHDASQDGTSAATATAVRLTSPDLGGPGLLGSGIIPLSAPVTPHSQHPPGQRQLPPAPPIYYKVTPAPSPSREANGGDHDSSVNYPPNNNHTPKAMIFSDLYKSPRSPFSKLRNSLPHHPPPPSDIDADLVSKDKAKQKEAVKRYLAERVKNDWEFTWPPVTPSSPPPPVIPVNSPPTPAESEQSTVVNGDAPLPPATGPTSTTSAEHVLPPSTGEAISAPKTGTENDDEDDANRDSGEEADSESENESVYSTISEDLAHFQPRAEWTSDLSDDDGLQPVPSPFRFNSPDDVGTAVRISMGSKRTRRRRAVREEASWNPGLACFEARRDAWTGARTVRVKPKPAPPTSPSTGRRLSFWRLHRTESSSSQHSTPGSAPPQASPINPTETRTSHQTDISAITPPLSESDSAKEQPIQQTTSHESNTVYPVETLIPVPAPLLPPQNPMRASITPSMYSSLYDKLVVQGLQPACPVNLSDMIRACVVGWKRDGEWPPRSNYTAPFPVPVAATTAELVAMRQRKAQQQQKINAARKAAASTSPPVSSSPGSTVRRMSFGFLGKTTTHEEQKDNSHSDETGSGKALFRRSLQRVLSLGQHGHGHPVGSPPQREVMGAALGAAMT